The Chthonomonadales bacterium genome has a window encoding:
- a CDS encoding helix-turn-helix domain-containing protein: MADYSDLTPEQRALERAADELLAALPADPRAPARPERRMRAAGGRAMLSLDRLAEMPVAPSQPLRDEIAFLVSVTALPARARLCLGRWADGYSQSEIAARLGVSQQRVSQILRQALAACYANAPLSFRRFSFHTIYRPPRHSRPLVALRICARCGETFPLHLGWGRHCSRACAEAARHRG, translated from the coding sequence ATGGCCGACTACAGCGACCTGACACCGGAACAGCGGGCCCTGGAGCGCGCGGCGGACGAGTTGCTCGCGGCGCTGCCCGCGGACCCGCGGGCGCCCGCCCGCCCGGAGCGCCGCATGCGGGCGGCGGGCGGCAGAGCGATGCTCAGCCTGGACCGCCTCGCCGAGATGCCCGTCGCCCCGTCGCAGCCGCTCCGCGACGAGATCGCCTTCCTGGTCTCGGTCACCGCGCTGCCGGCGAGGGCGCGCCTCTGCCTTGGGCGGTGGGCCGACGGCTACTCGCAATCGGAGATCGCGGCCCGCCTTGGCGTCTCCCAGCAGCGCGTCTCGCAGATCCTCCGGCAGGCGCTGGCGGCCTGCTACGCGAACGCGCCTCTCTCCTTCCGCCGTTTCAGCTTCCACACCATCTACCGCCCGCCGCGCCACAGCCGGCCACTCGTCGCCTTGCGGATCTGCGCGCGCTGCGGCGAGACGTTCCCGCTGCATCTGGGCTGGGGCCGCCACTGCTCGCGCGCCTGCGCCGAGGCGGCGCGCCACCGCGGCTGA